In Coleofasciculaceae cyanobacterium, the following are encoded in one genomic region:
- a CDS encoding DUF1823 family protein: MSTLLTLPRLNTDTVWAILNEELDDAIANQLVWHYLGYRYDAASQTWNTTEVADDWREKYPEPPDFIANRPPTVKLTRSIPKENKQLLKEKLDFKGYKLGEFGPRQTRRATIASWLLNYMESDRYAQCERRISGI; this comes from the coding sequence ATGTCTACCTTATTGACTTTACCTCGTTTAAATACTGATACAGTTTGGGCAATCCTCAATGAAGAACTAGATGATGCGATCGCTAATCAACTAGTTTGGCATTATTTAGGCTATCGCTATGATGCAGCCAGCCAAACCTGGAATACAACCGAGGTTGCCGACGACTGGAGAGAGAAATATCCCGAACCACCAGACTTTATTGCTAATCGTCCACCAACGGTAAAGCTAACTCGTTCGATTCCCAAGGAAAACAAACAGCTTCTCAAAGAAAAATTGGATTTTAAAGGTTATAAGCTAGGAGAATTTGGACCTAGACAAACTCGTCGGGCTACTATTGCTAGCTGGTTATTGAACTACATGGAAAGCGATCGCTATGCTCAGTGTGAACGTCGAATTTCAGGAATTTAA
- a CDS encoding alpha/beta fold hydrolase — protein sequence MFPDFLPEATNLLENSDSISLAKSIKRIPISTSLSNRAINTAYVKLGEDNPPILLLHGFDSSLLEFRRLYPLLATNQQTWTVDLLGFGFTERLLNIVYNPQTIKEHLHCFWQKMIKRPVILVGASMGGAVAIDFTTTYPEAVDKLVLINSVGYSGSFLLGKFLFEPIDWLAVEFWRQRRIQTLFWGKSFDLFDANIEDAIRCAALPSLMPNWERAIRDFTRSGGYYYLANRIPLITQPTLILWSERDEMLGTEAASRFKQAIADSALIWLRGVGHTPHWEQPQTVAQHLLSFIHST from the coding sequence ATGTTTCCTGACTTTCTGCCCGAAGCGACAAACCTATTAGAAAATAGCGATTCCATTTCCTTAGCCAAAAGCATTAAGCGTATTCCAATTTCAACTTCTCTATCAAACAGGGCAATTAATACAGCCTATGTAAAATTAGGGGAGGATAATCCGCCTATTCTTCTATTACACGGCTTTGACAGTTCCTTGCTTGAGTTTCGTCGTCTTTATCCTTTATTAGCAACAAACCAACAAACTTGGACTGTAGATTTATTGGGCTTCGGGTTTACCGAACGTTTATTAAATATAGTTTACAATCCTCAAACAATTAAGGAGCATCTGCACTGTTTTTGGCAGAAGATGATTAAACGTCCAGTCATTCTAGTCGGTGCGTCTATGGGTGGTGCGGTTGCGATTGATTTTACTACTACCTATCCTGAAGCAGTAGATAAATTAGTTTTAATTAATTCAGTAGGTTATAGCGGTAGTTTTCTCTTGGGAAAATTCCTGTTTGAACCAATTGACTGGCTAGCGGTAGAGTTTTGGCGACAACGAAGGATTCAAACTCTATTTTGGGGAAAAAGTTTTGATTTATTCGACGCCAATATCGAAGATGCGATTCGCTGTGCTGCTTTGCCTTCATTAATGCCCAACTGGGAAAGAGCAATCAGAGATTTTACCCGCAGTGGTGGCTATTATTATTTAGCTAACCGTATTCCTTTAATTACTCAGCCCACCTTGATTCTCTGGAGTGAGAGAGATGAAATGTTAGGCACAGAAGCAGCGAGTAGATTCAAACAGGCGATCGCCGATTCAGCATTAATTTGGCTTCGGGGAGTCGGACATACACCCCACTGGGAGCAACCTCAAACTGTAGCCCAGCATCTTCTCAGCTTTATTCACTCCACATAA
- a CDS encoding LysE family transporter, producing MYNAIASSAPRFNQDLIMYRQGILTNVLNPKVALFFLALLPQFVAPTTSYPMFSFFLGCLFITTGTLWCLFVALVAAKASTIVRSQTYLLNIVNEKNWSNFYWFSN from the coding sequence ATGTACAATGCGATCGCCAGTTCTGCTCCAAGATTTAACCAAGATTTGATTATGTATCGACAGGGCATCTTAACTAATGTGCTTAATCCCAAAGTTGCTCTATTTTTTCTAGCATTATTACCACAATTTGTCGCGCCAACTACTAGCTATCCAATGTTTTCGTTTTTTTTAGGTTGTTTGTTTATCACTACTGGCACTTTGTGGTGTCTATTTGTTGCCTTAGTAGCTGCAAAAGCTTCCACTATCGTTCGCTCCCAAACTTATCTGCTCAATATAGTCAACGAAAAGAACTGGAGTAATTTTTATTGGTTTAGCAATTAG
- a CDS encoding 2-isopropylmalate synthase, whose translation MKTIALTIFDETLRDGEQQVGIFFDAQTKHELAQLIVKTGVHYLALMPAIHQTEAKLAKRLINLGMQQTLVASTMMEKKYIDRSKDCGVETIILFNAVSDRLLSLRDPEFRDQAAENPAAIEQIRQKMITKVLAHLKYAAAQRLKICFAAEDASRADFDFLVECITKFQPYISHFLLCDTVGVLTPEDTKLWLRNLIEFTNNKTPLTVHFHNDRGLALENTIQAILAGATGISGTFGGIGERAGNVAIEQVLNGLKLRYGWRVAGINYDALAEVTNYLSNKGFYANAPYSPASLRYETGIHVDSLCCDRSSYYLFAQGKPEVWFGKFSGASNFQYLFEHHLNQPLPPEKYQEFRERIKNMAIEQKRSFSADEVLSLLDWQ comes from the coding sequence ATGAAAACGATTGCCCTCACTATTTTTGACGAAACTCTAAGAGACGGAGAACAACAGGTAGGCATTTTTTTTGATGCTCAAACCAAACATGAACTAGCTCAACTAATTGTCAAGACTGGAGTGCATTACCTCGCCTTGATGCCAGCCATACATCAGACAGAGGCTAAGTTAGCTAAACGTCTAATTAATCTGGGAATGCAACAAACCCTCGTTGCTTCTACCATGATGGAAAAAAAATACATCGATCGCTCTAAAGACTGCGGTGTGGAAACAATTATTCTGTTTAATGCGGTAAGCGATCGCTTACTTTCACTGCGAGATCCTGAGTTTCGCGATCAAGCAGCTGAAAATCCAGCAGCGATCGAGCAGATCCGCCAAAAAATGATCACTAAAGTTTTAGCACACTTGAAATATGCTGCTGCTCAAAGATTAAAGATTTGTTTTGCCGCCGAAGATGCCAGTCGCGCTGATTTTGATTTCTTAGTCGAGTGTATTACTAAATTTCAGCCCTACATCAGTCACTTCTTGCTTTGCGATACCGTGGGTGTTCTCACCCCCGAAGACACCAAACTTTGGCTGCGTAATCTAATTGAATTTACGAACAATAAAACGCCTCTTACTGTCCATTTCCATAATGATCGCGGTTTGGCTTTAGAAAATACCATCCAGGCAATTCTAGCCGGGGCAACAGGAATTTCGGGGACTTTTGGCGGAATTGGCGAAAGAGCGGGCAATGTGGCGATCGAACAGGTTCTCAATGGTTTAAAGTTACGCTATGGCTGGCGGGTAGCTGGAATTAACTACGATGCTTTGGCTGAGGTGACTAACTATTTAAGCAACAAAGGATTTTACGCCAACGCCCCCTACTCTCCTGCAAGTTTGCGCTACGAAACAGGTATTCATGTTGATTCTTTATGTTGCGATCGCTCTAGCTATTATCTTTTTGCCCAAGGAAAACCCGAAGTCTGGTTTGGTAAGTTTAGTGGCGCCAGCAATTTCCAATATCTTTTTGAGCATCACCTCAATCAACCTCTACCCCCAGAAAAATATCAGGAGTTTAGAGAAAGAATCAAAAATATGGCGATCGAGCAAAAACGTTCTTTTTCCGCTGATGAAGTACTCAGTTTATTAGATTGGCAGTAG
- a CDS encoding SDR family NAD(P)-dependent oxidoreductase — translation MKQLDEQVNISLSHGAELPNSVLATTNLSKLIHQAAANNTGITYYSDKKPGCRFDFQSYADLLTQAQRILKSLRDRGLQPQDKVILQLQNPRYFFASLWGCFLGGFVPIPLGVDLAPNLTDRSSILNRAWELCDSPLIISDREIKDLASLRVEDLLANEPDDQWHCGKLDDLALLLFTSGSTGKPKAVMLSARNLIASIYGMAQINQLTGQDISLNWMPLEHVASLAMFHLTQVYLGCQQIHVKSELILQNPLQWLDLIDEYRVTATWSPNFAYNLVNERLEDTAQRNWDLSCLRWMGNGAEAVVGKTTQRFLKLLLPCGLSPNALSPGYGMSETTSGITHSNDFYLNLNREFVSVGAPIPGVSLRIVNQAQQILPEGEVGLLQVKGQTVSAGYYQQPELNQEIFTADGWLNTGDLGFLSSGRLTITGRQKDVIVINGVNYYNHDIETVVEAIASVTVSYTAACGVKDSNQQEQVAIFFNTQESEDRLSELINQIRKNVFTQIGVAPVYIIPVEKETIPKTAIGKIQRSQLSQRFAAGEFDRRITEIAELFNQRNLSQQELPGNAIEQKLVEVWQEVLNLPTVSVKDNFFELGGNSLLLMQVLSKLTEYNHLSAVTLFQYPTISALSNYLNCDRESIAVQQGKRKGELRRKATGNKDVAIIGMSCRFPGANNLEEFWDNLCNGVESISFFDDAEILDAGVAAELLNHPHYVKASPILEDIESFDADFWGYSPKEAQLLDPQQRLFLECAWSSLEDAGYDSLTYEGDISLYGGAASNTYLLNNLYPNRHLVDEQDSMGIINLSSMGGFQVTTANDKDYLTTRTSYKLNLTGSSVNVQTACSTSLVTVHLACQSLINLECDLALAGGVSVHSPQKMGYLYQEGMILSPDGHCRAFDAEATGTIFGSGVGMVVLKLLERAIADGDRIYGVIKGSAVNNDGGIKVGYLAPNVDGQTRVIAEALAFANIPPQSVSYIEAHGTGTKLGDPIEITALTQAYQNDRQDTGYCAVGSVKTNVGHLQMASGIVGLIKTTLCLYHQEIAPSLHFKQPNPQIDFPSSPFYINTQLQPWESTNYPRRAGVNSLGIGGTNAHVILEEFVTKKAVDEQQLPAYLLTLSAKTQAALQELVKSDRDYLFKHPDIRLPDICFTSNIGRHHFDYRVGIVASNKLELVDKLNQISTGELVRQNNKLAFLFTGQGSQYVGMGQQLYKTQPVFRENCDRCLEILQLYLDLPNVRMKGGLFLQDEFALNQTEYTQPLLFTIEYSLTKLWLSWGIKPDVVMGHSIGEYVAATIAEVFSLADALKLVAIRGKLMQSLSKNGAMLAVFCSQAEVDLNLDENISIASDNGTHLVLSGLQSEINNIAKKLELRGIKTQLLNVSHAFHSHLMQPIIAEFKTVAQTINYSLPQIPIVSNLTGELADKTIATVDYWANHILQPVQFAKSIQYLARQQINIFLEIGTKPTLIAIVKSILDRKLFLPSLDSKQDDWRQMLNSLSQLYMAGLDINWSQVTQNYNAQKISLPTYPFQRQRYWFDLPKDINLVRAQSKCDRHPQRLIHPLLGNPLSSPLKQKIFPVNLQANTIDWLQDHCLDNKSLFPGTAYLEMAIASGLFKFKTNQLTIEDVTINSPLYIKDDLPEIQLILSPKQDTATWEIYSLDNGDWQLHCAGKILASNQTATSIELAAIKAQFQNAQLDVEQYYLQCKQGGLNYGKSFQGIKQLWAKDNQVLGAIELPSNLNSREYHLHPALLDSCLQILFAAKAAEDRTTTYIPVGLDKLNLYTLADNKVWSYLELRQDNSQNKIIIADVWLYSDRGDLIAKLEGLKSQAINFQPHWHNWLYQQEWIKQSLLTKSSLSNQAGTWLVFADNTGISEKLVTLFKIQQQQCHLVIRNTVTDNPEAFPTLIQQHEDIAGVVYLWSLDSVEDWTECKSYLYLIQALIQHPANPPLWLVTRNAQPVDNYQLTSGINNSCLWGMQKAIALEHIELKCVGIDLDRNPTDNEAESIFQEICTGEIEQVAYRRHQRYVSRLVQANLTESKLNQQLQISHAGNLDSLQWKPITRSQPQDREIEIEVKATGLNFRDVMIALNLYPDETKFLGLECAGVVTAVGKAAGDFQLGDEVVAISANSFNQYLTVDSRLAIHKPEFSFAQAATIPVTFLTAYYTLSSVAQLQPGEKVLIHAAAGGVGLAAIQIAQRLGAEVFATASTPKWELLKSMGVTNIMNSRSLSFAEEVMSATHGEGVDVVLNSLSGEFISKSISVLNDRGHFIEIGKQGIWSVNDVAQVKPSINYSIVDLWQITQEQPELIQQMLAKLRSQFMTKELKPLPHKVFTRDNTIAAFRYMQQGKHQGKIIITQDNRSDKREGKQSFAPTTNCTYLITGGMGAIGLEVAQWLITKGVTNLVLLGRSGVKPELRDKLQKIQENAQVNLIKADVADTNQLAQALLQIESTLPPLRGVIHCAGVIDDRSISNQDWSSFSEVLAPKVQGAWNLHSLTQKYALESFILFSSASSLLGSPGQANYCAANAFLDTLAHGRRSLGLPAIAINWGAWNNTGLTANTQITASLQQRGIGSIKPIQGIEILEQLLLDFPAQIGVVPLDWQVWQENNLATPFHSNFVLTNTSGNNTDIKQQLLTIDITQRRDLLIKNISEQVGNILGIKDLNKIDVNLGFSELGLDSLGSVELRNKLQSSYALKLSQTVIFDYSNINSLADYLLTVIWENVPIKDNIDFKDNTQTQVETMTDVEAEALLLEELKDFDF, via the coding sequence ATGAAACAGTTGGACGAACAAGTAAATATTTCTCTCAGTCATGGGGCTGAATTACCCAATTCTGTTTTAGCAACTACTAATTTATCAAAACTTATTCATCAAGCAGCAGCTAACAACACGGGAATTACTTATTACAGCGATAAAAAACCAGGGTGTAGGTTCGATTTTCAATCTTATGCTGATTTACTCACACAAGCTCAACGTATTTTAAAATCTCTGCGCGATCGGGGTTTACAGCCACAAGACAAGGTAATTCTACAGCTTCAAAATCCCCGATATTTTTTTGCTAGTTTATGGGGCTGTTTCTTGGGAGGTTTTGTACCAATTCCTTTGGGGGTAGATCTGGCGCCTAACCTGACGGATCGCAGCAGTATACTAAATCGAGCGTGGGAGTTATGCGATTCGCCGTTAATTATTAGCGATCGCGAGATTAAAGATTTAGCTTCGCTTAGAGTTGAGGATTTATTAGCTAACGAACCTGACGATCAATGGCATTGCGGTAAATTAGATGATTTAGCCTTGTTGTTATTTACTTCTGGCAGTACGGGAAAGCCTAAAGCAGTCATGCTGTCGGCGCGTAACCTCATAGCCAGTATTTATGGCATGGCCCAAATAAATCAGCTTACTGGGCAGGATATATCTTTAAACTGGATGCCCCTCGAACACGTGGCTAGTTTGGCAATGTTTCATCTGACGCAGGTGTATTTAGGATGTCAGCAAATTCACGTCAAAAGCGAACTGATTCTGCAAAATCCGCTACAATGGCTGGATTTAATCGATGAATATCGGGTTACGGCTACTTGGAGTCCTAACTTTGCCTATAACTTAGTCAATGAAAGGTTAGAGGATACAGCCCAACGTAATTGGGATTTATCTTGTCTGCGCTGGATGGGTAATGGGGCGGAGGCGGTTGTCGGTAAAACTACGCAGCGGTTTTTGAAGTTACTATTACCCTGTGGTTTATCGCCGAATGCTCTTAGTCCTGGTTACGGAATGTCGGAAACGACGTCAGGAATAACCCATTCTAATGACTTTTATCTTAACCTAAATCGAGAATTTGTTTCGGTCGGCGCACCTATCCCTGGAGTATCTTTACGAATTGTCAATCAAGCTCAGCAAATTTTGCCAGAAGGTGAGGTTGGCTTATTGCAGGTAAAGGGTCAAACGGTAAGTGCGGGGTATTATCAGCAGCCTGAATTAAATCAGGAAATATTTACTGCCGATGGTTGGTTAAATACGGGGGATTTAGGTTTTTTAAGTTCAGGAAGATTGACAATTACTGGCCGTCAAAAAGATGTGATTGTTATTAACGGGGTTAACTATTATAACCATGATATAGAAACGGTAGTTGAAGCGATCGCCTCGGTTACGGTTTCTTATACTGCTGCCTGTGGCGTTAAAGATAGTAACCAGCAAGAGCAAGTAGCTATTTTTTTTAATACCCAAGAGTCAGAAGATCGCTTGAGTGAATTAATTAATCAGATCCGCAAAAACGTTTTTACTCAAATCGGCGTCGCGCCAGTCTATATTATCCCCGTAGAGAAAGAAACTATTCCCAAAACGGCGATCGGCAAAATTCAACGATCGCAGCTTAGTCAAAGATTTGCCGCCGGGGAATTTGATCGACGAATTACAGAAATTGCCGAATTATTTAACCAGAGAAATTTAAGTCAGCAAGAGTTACCTGGTAATGCGATCGAACAGAAATTAGTTGAGGTATGGCAAGAAGTTTTAAACCTACCCACAGTTAGCGTCAAGGATAACTTCTTTGAATTGGGGGGAAACTCTTTATTGCTGATGCAGGTATTGAGTAAACTGACTGAATATAATCACTTGTCTGCGGTGACGTTGTTTCAATACCCTACTATTTCTGCTTTGAGTAATTATCTTAATTGCGATCGCGAATCTATCGCCGTACAGCAGGGTAAACGCAAAGGAGAATTACGACGCAAAGCGACGGGTAATAAAGATGTAGCAATTATTGGGATGTCCTGTCGTTTTCCTGGGGCAAATAATTTAGAAGAGTTTTGGGATAATTTATGTAATGGTGTAGAGTCGATTAGCTTTTTTGACGATGCAGAAATTCTAGATGCGGGAGTCGCTGCCGAGTTACTTAATCATCCTCACTATGTCAAAGCCAGTCCTATTCTGGAAGACATTGAAAGCTTTGATGCCGATTTTTGGGGTTATAGTCCTAAAGAAGCCCAGTTACTCGATCCGCAACAGCGTTTATTTCTCGAATGCGCTTGGTCGAGTTTAGAAGATGCGGGGTATGATTCTTTGACCTATGAAGGAGATATCAGCCTTTATGGTGGTGCAGCCAGCAACACTTATCTATTGAATAATCTTTATCCCAACCGTCATCTTGTTGACGAGCAAGACAGTATGGGGATAATAAATTTAAGCTCGATGGGAGGCTTTCAGGTTACTACGGCAAACGACAAGGACTATCTTACCACTAGGACATCCTATAAACTCAATCTTACAGGTTCGAGTGTCAATGTGCAAACCGCTTGCTCTACATCCTTAGTCACGGTGCATTTAGCCTGTCAAAGTTTAATTAACTTAGAATGCGATCTGGCTCTAGCTGGCGGTGTTTCCGTCCACTCTCCCCAGAAAATGGGTTATTTATACCAAGAAGGTATGATTTTGTCTCCCGATGGTCACTGTCGGGCTTTTGATGCGGAAGCGACCGGTACTATCTTTGGTAGTGGTGTGGGAATGGTAGTATTAAAGCTGTTAGAGCGAGCAATTGCCGATGGCGATCGCATTTACGGGGTGATCAAAGGATCGGCAGTTAACAATGATGGCGGTATAAAAGTCGGTTATCTCGCGCCCAATGTAGACGGACAAACTAGAGTCATAGCTGAAGCTTTAGCCTTTGCCAATATACCACCTCAATCTGTCAGTTATATTGAAGCTCACGGTACAGGAACAAAGTTAGGCGATCCGATTGAAATTACCGCCCTAACTCAAGCCTATCAAAACGATCGCCAAGATACAGGTTATTGTGCGGTTGGTTCAGTTAAAACCAATGTCGGACATCTACAAATGGCATCGGGTATTGTGGGCTTAATTAAAACTACCCTGTGTTTATATCATCAAGAAATTGCTCCCAGTCTACACTTTAAACAACCTAATCCCCAAATTGATTTTCCAAGTAGTCCTTTTTATATCAATACGCAGTTGCAACCTTGGGAATCAACTAACTATCCCCGTCGTGCTGGCGTTAATTCTTTGGGTATTGGTGGTACTAATGCTCATGTAATTTTAGAAGAGTTTGTCACTAAAAAAGCAGTAGACGAGCAACAGCTTCCAGCATATTTATTGACTTTATCAGCCAAAACTCAAGCTGCCTTACAAGAATTAGTCAAAAGCGATCGAGACTATTTATTCAAACATCCAGATATTCGTTTACCAGATATTTGTTTTACTAGTAATATCGGCAGACACCACTTCGATTATAGAGTGGGTATTGTTGCGAGTAACAAATTAGAATTAGTCGATAAATTAAACCAGATATCTACAGGTGAACTTGTTCGGCAGAATAACAAACTAGCCTTTTTGTTTACAGGACAAGGTTCGCAATATGTAGGTATGGGACAACAGCTATATAAAACTCAGCCTGTTTTTCGAGAAAATTGCGATCGCTGTTTGGAGATTTTACAACTTTATCTTGACCTACCAAATGTGAGGATGAAGGGCGGTTTGTTTCTACAAGATGAATTCGCTCTCAATCAGACAGAATATACTCAACCCTTATTATTTACGATTGAATATTCTCTGACCAAACTATGGCTATCGTGGGGGATTAAACCCGATGTAGTCATGGGACATAGCATCGGAGAATATGTAGCTGCAACTATCGCGGAAGTGTTTAGTTTAGCAGATGCTTTAAAGTTGGTAGCAATTAGAGGTAAGTTAATGCAAAGCTTATCTAAGAATGGGGCGATGTTAGCTGTTTTCTGTTCTCAAGCAGAAGTTGATTTAAACTTAGATGAAAATATCAGCATTGCGTCAGATAATGGAACCCATTTAGTACTTTCTGGGTTGCAAAGTGAGATTAATAATATTGCTAAAAAGTTAGAGTTACGAGGAATAAAAACGCAATTATTAAACGTATCTCATGCTTTTCATTCTCATTTGATGCAGCCGATTATCGCAGAATTTAAAACAGTGGCACAAACTATTAATTATTCTTTGCCACAAATACCGATTGTTTCTAACCTGACGGGGGAATTAGCCGATAAAACTATAGCTACCGTAGATTATTGGGCAAATCATATTTTGCAACCCGTTCAATTTGCGAAGAGTATTCAATATTTAGCTCGCCAACAAATAAATATTTTTCTGGAAATTGGCACAAAACCAACGCTAATAGCAATAGTAAAAAGTATTTTAGACCGTAAATTATTTTTACCTAGTCTTGATTCTAAACAAGATGATTGGCGACAAATGTTAAACAGTTTATCACAGTTATATATGGCTGGATTAGACATTAATTGGTCACAAGTTACGCAAAACTATAATGCTCAAAAAATATCTTTACCTACCTATCCTTTTCAGCGCCAAAGATACTGGTTCGATCTGCCTAAAGATATTAATCTAGTTCGGGCTCAAAGTAAATGCGATCGTCATCCTCAAAGATTAATTCATCCCCTACTTGGAAACCCATTATCTTCTCCCTTAAAACAAAAAATTTTTCCAGTTAATCTACAGGCTAATACGATTGACTGGCTACAAGATCACTGTTTAGATAACAAGTCACTTTTTCCAGGTACGGCTTATTTAGAAATGGCGATTGCATCTGGATTATTTAAGTTTAAAACTAACCAGTTAACTATTGAAGATGTAACTATTAATTCTCCTCTCTATATAAAAGATGATTTACCCGAAATTCAATTAATTTTATCTCCTAAGCAAGATACTGCTACCTGGGAGATTTATAGTTTAGATAACGGTGATTGGCAATTACATTGTGCTGGTAAAATTTTAGCTTCAAATCAAACAGCAACAAGTATTGAATTAGCAGCGATTAAAGCGCAATTTCAAAATGCTCAATTGGATGTTGAACAATACTATTTACAATGTAAACAAGGAGGACTAAATTATGGTAAAAGCTTTCAGGGAATAAAACAATTATGGGCAAAAGATAACCAAGTATTAGGAGCAATTGAGTTACCCAGTAATTTAAACAGCAGAGAATACCATTTACATCCTGCACTATTAGATTCTTGCTTACAAATATTATTTGCAGCTAAAGCTGCAGAAGATCGAACTACAACTTATATACCTGTCGGTTTAGATAAATTAAATCTATATACTCTGGCTGACAACAAAGTTTGGAGTTATCTCGAATTAAGACAAGATAATAGCCAGAATAAAATTATAATAGCAGATGTTTGGTTATATAGCGATCGCGGCGATCTAATTGCCAAACTTGAAGGCTTGAAATCTCAGGCGATTAATTTCCAACCCCATTGGCATAATTGGCTATATCAGCAGGAGTGGATTAAGCAGTCTTTACTAACAAAATCTTCTTTATCCAATCAGGCTGGTACGTGGTTGGTTTTTGCAGACAACACGGGTATTAGTGAAAAGTTAGTTACGCTATTCAAAATACAGCAGCAGCAATGTCATCTAGTTATCCGCAATACTGTTACAGATAACCCTGAAGCATTTCCAACTCTAATTCAACAGCATGAAGATATAGCAGGAGTTGTTTATCTCTGGAGTTTAGATAGTGTAGAAGATTGGACAGAGTGTAAAAGTTATTTGTATTTAATCCAGGCTTTGATCCAACACCCAGCTAATCCTCCCCTGTGGTTGGTTACCCGCAACGCACAACCTGTAGATAACTATCAACTGACATCAGGAATTAACAACTCTTGTCTTTGGGGAATGCAAAAAGCGATCGCACTAGAACATATAGAATTAAAATGTGTTGGTATCGATCTAGATCGCAATCCTACAGATAACGAAGCCGAAAGTATTTTTCAAGAAATCTGCACGGGAGAAATTGAACAGGTTGCATATCGCCGTCATCAACGTTATGTATCGCGTTTAGTTCAAGCTAACTTAACTGAATCTAAATTAAATCAACAGCTACAAATAAGTCATGCGGGTAATTTAGATAGTTTGCAGTGGAAACCGATTACTCGTTCACAACCTCAAGATCGTGAAATTGAAATTGAGGTAAAAGCAACTGGGTTAAATTTCCGCGATGTAATGATCGCTTTAAACTTATATCCTGACGAGACAAAATTTTTAGGTTTAGAGTGTGCGGGAGTAGTTACCGCAGTGGGTAAAGCAGCAGGCGACTTTCAACTTGGGGATGAAGTAGTTGCTATATCTGCCAACAGCTTTAATCAGTATCTTACTGTTGATTCTAGACTGGCTATCCATAAACCAGAATTCAGTTTTGCTCAAGCTGCAACTATTCCCGTAACCTTCCTCACTGCTTATTACACCCTTTCTTCTGTAGCGCAACTACAGCCAGGAGAAAAAGTCTTAATTCACGCAGCAGCAGGTGGTGTCGGTTTAGCCGCTATTCAAATAGCACAACGTCTAGGCGCAGAGGTTTTTGCTACGGCTTCGACTCCCAAGTGGGAATTGCTTAAGTCTATGGGAGTAACTAACATCATGAACTCCCGTAGTCTGAGTTTTGCTGAAGAAGTTATGTCTGCAACCCATGGTGAAGGTGTGGATGTGGTGTTAAACTCTCTTTCTGGTGAATTTATCTCCAAAAGTATCTCGGTGTTAAACGATCGCGGACATTTTATCGAGATAGGTAAACAGGGTATTTGGTCGGTCAACGATGTCGCCCAAGTTAAGCCAAGTATTAATTACTCGATTGTCGATCTGTGGCAAATTACTCAAGAACAACCTGAACTAATTCAGCAGATGTTGGCTAAGTTGCGATCGCAATTTATGACCAAAGAACTAAAACCTCTACCCCACAAAGTATTTACTCGGGACAACACTATCGCTGCTTTCCGCTATATGCAGCAGGGGAAACATCAGGGAAAAATTATTATTACCCAGGACAATAGATCGGATAAACGTGAGGGTAAACAGTCGTTTGCCCCTACCACTAACTGCACCTACCTCATCACAGGTGGAATGGGTGCAATTGGCTTGGAGGTAGCGCAATGGCTAATAACCAAGGGCGTAACTAATCTTGTCTTGCTTGGACGTAGCGGAGTAAAACCCGAATTACGGGACAAACTGCAAAAAATACAAGAGAATGCTCAAGTTAATCTTATTAAAGCAGATGTTGCTGATACAAATCAACTAGCCCAGGCTTTATTACAAATTGAATCTACATTACCACCCTTGCGCGGAGTAATTCATTGTGCAGGAGTTATCGACGATCGCAGCATATCTAACCAAGATTGGTCGAGCTTTAGCGAAGTTCTCGCACCCAAAGTACAGGGAGCATGGAATTTACACTCCTTAACCCAGAAATACGCCCTAGAAAGCTTTATTTTATTCTCTTCGGCTAGTTCTCTCTTAGGTTCGCCAGGACAAGCTAATTATTGCGCTGCTAATGCTTTTCTCGATACTTTAGCCCATGGTCGCCGTAGTTTAGGATTACCTGCGATCGCTATTAATTGGGGTGCATGGAACAATACGGGATTAACTGCTAACACGCAAATAACCGCTAGTCTGCAACAGAGAGGAATTGGCAGTATTAAACCGATTCAAGGAATAGAAATATTAGAACAGTTACTATTAGATTTTCCAGCGCAAATTGGCGTAGTTCCTCTTGATTGGCAGGTATGGCAAGAAAATAATCTTGCTACTCCTTTTCACAGTAATTTTGTTTTAACCAATACTTCGGGCAATAATACTGATATTAAACAGCAACTATTAACTATAGATATTACTCAACGCCGAGATTTATTAATTAAAAATATTAGTGAACAAGTAGGCAACATTTTAGGTATCAAAGATCTTAATAAGATTGATGTAAATTTAGGTTTTTCCGAATTGGGTTTAGATTCCCTCGGTTCAGTAGAACTAAGAAATAAACTTCAGTCTAGTTACGCTCTAAAACTATCTCAAACGGTTATTTTTGATTATTCTAATATTAATTCACTAGCAGATTATTTATTAACAGTCATTTGGGAAAATGTGCCAATCAAAGATAATATTGATTTTAAAGATAACACCCAAACTCAAGTTGAAACTATGACGGATGTTGAAGCAGAAGCTTTACTTTTAGAAGAATTAAAAGACTTTGATTTTTAA